One Methanobrevibacter sp. TMH8 DNA segment encodes these proteins:
- the pheA gene encoding prephenate dehydratase, with product MKSNNEKNSKIAFLGPNGTFTHEAASVLEGELVSYCSIPSVMNSVVEGECLKGIVPIENSIEGPVGLTLDLLAHKIDLNIEKEIIIPVSHNLLVDKDIYDTEDIGDIIDVYSHSQALAQCQNYLENHNMKTHFTLSTAAAAKSIKGQKGVAAIGTLKAAELYGLKPIDKNIQDIKNNQTRFIILSKNPSRITGHDKTSILFSLSDDNPGGLYEILGVFAKNSINLTKIESRPSKEGLGKYIFFVDLEGHKNDEKIKNILDTLRKKTSFMKILGSYPMANFNKD from the coding sequence ATCAAATCAAATAATGAGAAAAACTCTAAAATAGCATTTTTAGGGCCTAATGGAACTTTTACTCATGAAGCTGCATCAGTTTTAGAAGGAGAATTAGTCTCTTATTGTTCTATTCCCTCTGTCATGAATTCTGTTGTTGAAGGAGAGTGTTTAAAAGGTATTGTTCCTATTGAAAATTCTATTGAAGGTCCGGTTGGATTGACTTTAGATCTTTTAGCTCATAAAATTGATCTTAATATTGAAAAAGAGATTATTATTCCTGTTAGCCATAACCTTCTTGTAGATAAGGATATATATGATACTGAGGATATTGGTGACATAATTGATGTTTATTCTCATTCTCAAGCACTGGCACAGTGTCAAAACTATTTAGAAAATCACAATATGAAAACTCACTTTACATTAAGTACTGCAGCTGCAGCTAAATCAATTAAAGGACAAAAAGGTGTCGCAGCTATTGGAACTTTAAAGGCTGCTGAATTATATGGATTAAAACCTATTGATAAAAATATTCAAGATATTAAAAATAATCAAACTAGATTCATTATATTGTCTAAAAATCCATCTAGAATAACTGGACATGATAAAACTTCTATTTTATTTTCACTTTCTGATGATAATCCTGGTGGTTTATATGAAATTTTGGGAGTATTTGCAAAAAATAGTATTAACTTAACTAAAATTGAATCTCGTCCATCCAAAGAAGGTTTAGGAAAATATATATTTTTTGTTGATTTAGAAGGACATAAAAATGATGAAAAAATTAAAAATATTTTAGATACTCTTAGAAAAAAGACATCTTTTATGAAAATATTGGGATCTTATCCAATGGCTAATTTTAACAAAGATTAA
- a CDS encoding DNA polymerase subunit beta: MMKVRTRDFIYTTDNLFFASTNYIHPEDRFISFLRYIPDENGDRTQNGKKYSKVTSEEAYDYLRKNHPEYLYFCEVSQVEMMGVPHNKVKTIIKPEERLNEIIRQEKEIPSENPIIKKLLKVADFFHYKAGISYDNLGISGSILPNLQKNTVSDIDFVVYGLKNHRKAMETFKKFKDREVDIEIISKKDSDEIKSINKITLNSIQDSYWERIYNKRMKDSSLTKEEFCWYEDRKNNRGIIDGTLFDILATRNWNEIEGKWGDTRYEGIGIATIEATIEDAIASFDNPATYKIKDLNVLEVDSGDIDLIAQISELASFTHTYAGEAIEEERIIAKGKVEKVLKDIDGETEESYRLIVGTTRESIDEFIKLKNIPINKIVS; the protein is encoded by the coding sequence ATTATGAAAGTTCGTACAAGAGATTTCATCTATACAACAGATAATTTGTTTTTCGCATCTACAAATTATATTCATCCTGAAGATAGATTTATTTCATTTTTAAGATATATCCCTGATGAAAATGGAGACCGAACACAAAATGGAAAAAAATACTCTAAAGTTACATCAGAAGAAGCATATGATTACCTTAGGAAAAATCATCCAGAATACTTGTATTTTTGTGAAGTTAGTCAGGTTGAAATGATGGGAGTTCCACATAACAAAGTGAAAACAATTATTAAACCAGAAGAAAGACTAAATGAAATAATAAGGCAGGAAAAAGAAATACCTTCTGAAAATCCAATTATAAAGAAATTATTAAAAGTAGCGGATTTTTTCCATTATAAAGCAGGCATTAGCTATGATAATTTAGGAATTTCAGGATCTATTCTTCCAAATCTACAAAAAAACACAGTTTCCGATATAGATTTTGTAGTTTATGGTTTAAAAAATCATAGAAAAGCTATGGAAACCTTTAAAAAATTTAAAGATAGAGAAGTTGATATTGAAATAATATCTAAAAAGGATTCGGATGAAATAAAGAGTATAAATAAAATAACACTTAATTCTATACAAGATAGCTATTGGGAAAGAATTTACAATAAAAGAATGAAAGATTCTAGTTTAACAAAAGAAGAATTCTGCTGGTATGAAGATAGAAAAAATAATAGAGGAATTATAGATGGAACCCTGTTTGATATTCTAGCCACACGTAATTGGAATGAAATTGAAGGAAAATGGGGAGATACCCGTTATGAAGGAATAGGGATAGCTACAATAGAAGCTACAATAGAAGATGCAATTGCTTCTTTTGACAATCCAGCTACCTATAAAATTAAAGATTTAAATGTTCTTGAAGTAGATTCGGGAGATATAGATTTAATTGCTCAAATAAGTGAACTTGCATCATTTACACATACATATGCTGGAGAAGCTATTGAAGAAGAAAGAATAATAGCTAAAGGTAAAGTTGAAAAAGTTTTAAAGGATATTGATGGTGAAACTGAAGAAAGTTATAGATTAATTGTTGGAACAACTAGAGAATCTATAGATGAATTTATAAAGCTAAAAAATATTCCTATAAACAAAATTGTTTCTTAG
- a CDS encoding 7-carboxy-7-deazaguanine synthase QueE, whose product MKAPIIEIFSSFQGEGLWIGRRQIFVRFAGCNLDCNYCDTPESRSSDNGISMTVDEVLEKIERLKTPDLHSISFTGGEPLLYSEFINQLVQKIDIKIMIETNGTLPNSFRNINKMDCVSLDIKLSEHFGKDTYESIFEKELDSVKLLIQQNTKLYCKLVVSPSTDLNVLRKITKRLSEEVKNNSIPIVIQPVSPIEQWKNSSNKLFTFSEVIGEYMEVLIIPQTHKLLNIE is encoded by the coding sequence ATGAAAGCACCTATTATTGAGATTTTTTCAAGCTTTCAAGGAGAAGGTTTATGGATTGGGAGGCGACAAATTTTTGTACGTTTTGCAGGATGTAATTTAGACTGTAATTATTGTGATACTCCTGAAAGTAGATCTTCTGATAACGGAATTTCAATGACTGTTGATGAAGTTTTGGAAAAAATTGAAAGATTGAAAACCCCAGATTTACACTCTATTTCTTTTACTGGAGGAGAACCTCTTTTATATTCAGAATTTATAAATCAATTGGTCCAAAAAATTGATATTAAGATAATGATTGAAACTAATGGAACTTTACCCAATTCATTTAGAAATATTAATAAAATGGACTGTGTTTCTTTAGATATTAAGTTATCTGAACATTTTGGAAAAGATACTTATGAGAGTATTTTTGAAAAAGAACTTGATTCAGTAAAATTATTAATACAACAAAATACAAAGTTATATTGTAAATTAGTAGTATCACCTTCAACTGATTTAAATGTTTTAAGAAAAATAACAAAAAGATTATCTGAAGAAGTAAAAAATAATAGTATTCCAATAGTAATTCAACCTGTAAGTCCTATTGAACAATGGAAAAATTCAAGCAATAAGTTATTTACATTTTCAGAAGTGATTGGAGAATATATGGAGGTTTTAATCATTCCTCAGACTCATAAACTTTTAAACATCGAGTAA
- a CDS encoding DUF366 family protein, protein MLITHKHIDESFEYDGSQIEQSWAFKSFEIKGSSIITWIGPMNIFPENLKDFEDIGIEIKSDKMLHFIVEHFDQQPANLRLAYMRQRMLVMILKEELSNKGIISVRKGDDIYIVSDCSDNPDNPDSNILKKLTVSIATVSPSSMKIHLGINIFSDGTPDDVDAIGLFELNNNLNNNSDVDNNFNENNIVDFLYTIVDSYINELNDIELDISKTNLL, encoded by the coding sequence ATGTTGATTACTCATAAACATATTGATGAAAGTTTTGAATATGATGGCAGCCAGATTGAACAATCATGGGCTTTTAAATCATTTGAAATAAAAGGTTCAAGTATAATAACTTGGATTGGTCCAATGAACATTTTTCCAGAAAATCTCAAGGATTTTGAGGATATTGGTATTGAAATTAAATCTGATAAAATGCTTCATTTCATTGTAGAACATTTTGACCAACAACCAGCTAACTTGCGATTGGCTTATATGCGCCAAAGAATGTTAGTAATGATTCTAAAAGAAGAATTATCTAACAAAGGTATTATTTCAGTCAGAAAGGGGGATGATATTTATATTGTTTCTGATTGTTCTGACAATCCTGATAATCCTGATTCTAATATTTTAAAGAAGCTTACAGTTTCTATAGCTACGGTTTCACCTAGTTCAATGAAAATTCATCTTGGTATTAATATTTTCAGTGATGGAACTCCTGATGATGTTGATGCTATAGGTTTATTTGAGTTAAATAATAATTTAAATAATAATTCTGATGTAGATAATAATTTTAATGAAAATAATATAGTTGATTTTCTCTATACAATTGTCGATAGTTATATAAATGAATTAAATGATATCGAACTAGATATAAGCAAAACTAATTTATTATAA
- a CDS encoding CBS domain-containing protein, which translates to MKDKSAINLRKSMGRGSIEHETRVSEHEGDIMTLANKDVISVPPSTTIIEVAEVMVNHKFRRLPVTDPGSEKLLGIVTAMDILNFLGGGDKFNIVEEKYNDNFLAAINESVREIMTREVRFMTNKDSINDCIDLMLETDIGALPIVDEDNKVIGIITERDFTLAMAGVLTDELVENYMTTNVITTTPGTPIEGVSKIMVRNKLRRVPIMGKAMEDTAAHGETEELEGIVTSNDVLKFLGDNKLFSKMESNSGVEILDTKISEIMAENVTTVEPLTRLGDLCEIFREKDIGGVPVVKNGELLGILTESDILKAIRK; encoded by the coding sequence ATGAAAGATAAAAGTGCCATAAACTTAAGGAAATCTATGGGTCGTGGATCTATAGAACATGAAACCAGAGTTTCAGAACATGAAGGAGACATAATGACATTAGCCAATAAAGATGTTATATCTGTCCCTCCAAGCACTACTATTATTGAAGTTGCTGAAGTAATGGTAAATCATAAGTTTAGAAGACTCCCAGTCACTGATCCCGGTTCTGAAAAACTTTTAGGAATAGTAACAGCTATGGACATTTTGAATTTCTTAGGAGGGGGAGACAAATTCAATATTGTGGAAGAAAAATACAATGATAATTTTTTAGCAGCTATAAATGAATCTGTAAGAGAAATTATGACTCGTGAAGTTCGGTTCATGACTAATAAAGATTCAATCAATGATTGTATTGACTTAATGTTAGAAACTGATATTGGAGCTCTTCCTATAGTTGATGAAGATAATAAAGTCATTGGTATTATCACTGAAAGAGATTTTACTTTAGCAATGGCCGGAGTTTTAACTGATGAATTGGTAGAAAATTACATGACTACTAATGTTATTACTACCACTCCTGGAACACCTATTGAAGGGGTGTCCAAAATAATGGTTAGAAATAAATTAAGAAGAGTCCCTATAATGGGTAAAGCTATGGAAGATACAGCAGCTCATGGTGAAACTGAAGAATTAGAAGGAATTGTAACATCTAATGATGTTTTAAAATTTTTAGGGGATAATAAACTATTCAGCAAAATGGAATCTAATAGTGGTGTCGAAATTTTAGATACTAAAATTTCTGAAATAATGGCTGAAAATGTTACTACTGTAGAACCATTAACTCGACTTGGCGATTTATGTGAAATTTTCAGAGAAAAAGATATTGGTGGTGTCCCTGTTGTTAAAAATGGGGAATTATTAGGTATATTAACTGAAAGTGATATTCTAAAAGCTATCCGCAAATAA
- a CDS encoding NADH-quinone oxidoreductase subunit H, with amino-acid sequence MSTITIIYSILAVIGTLVLALIIGSLLPGIERKYIQARIQQRVGPPVTSPGIMAPIKFFFKENISPNSPVPGLYKSLPIVCFIIVILILLALTPQMYFFGALTSIIAIIGFLKVEEVAYVLMGSLSKSIMSLGLPFPDLAKGAAYPNAERSYLEDLSSNRAFRMIAFGSFPLYLAIFIPVAITGSIFLSDIVNYQHIHGPFILTVAGAIGAIVFFIGYMILLNEYPFNILKSKADVIEGPYMEYASKYRSFVYITRGFLMFTLGALFSVLFIGIPPNILSWGILVNIAVAIIFPILMGIMSAFSPVFTYRQFYPVVIATSLLGVLAIAIGLL; translated from the coding sequence ATGTCAACTATCACAATTATATATTCAATTTTAGCAGTGATTGGTACATTGGTTTTAGCCCTAATCATAGGAAGTCTTCTTCCTGGAATTGAAAGAAAATATATTCAAGCGAGGATTCAGCAAAGAGTTGGACCTCCTGTTACTAGTCCTGGAATTATGGCTCCTATAAAGTTTTTCTTTAAGGAAAATATATCTCCTAATTCTCCAGTACCTGGTCTCTATAAATCATTGCCAATTGTTTGTTTCATTATTGTAATTTTGATTTTATTGGCTTTAACTCCTCAAATGTATTTTTTTGGAGCATTAACTAGTATAATAGCTATTATAGGATTTTTAAAAGTAGAAGAAGTAGCTTATGTTTTAATGGGATCTCTCTCTAAATCTATTATGTCTCTTGGACTCCCTTTTCCCGATTTAGCTAAAGGAGCTGCATATCCAAATGCTGAAAGATCTTATCTTGAAGATTTAAGTTCAAATCGTGCTTTTAGAATGATAGCTTTTGGTTCTTTTCCATTATATTTAGCAATTTTTATACCAGTAGCTATTACTGGAAGTATTTTTCTTAGTGATATTGTAAATTATCAGCATATTCATGGTCCTTTTATTCTCACTGTAGCTGGAGCTATTGGAGCTATTGTTTTTTTCATTGGCTACATGATTCTTCTTAATGAATATCCTTTTAATATACTAAAATCTAAAGCTGATGTTATTGAAGGTCCTTATATGGAATATGCTTCTAAATATCGTTCTTTTGTTTATATTACAAGAGGATTTTTAATGTTTACTCTTGGGGCATTGTTTTCAGTTTTATTCATTGGTATTCCTCCAAATATTTTATCTTGGGGAATATTGGTCAATATAGCTGTAGCTATTATTTTCCCAATTTTGATGGGAATAATGAGTGCTTTTTCTCCAGTATTTACATATAGACAATTTTATCCTGTTGTAATCGCGACATCTCTATTAGGTGTTTTAGCTATTGCTATTGGATTATTATAA
- a CDS encoding DUF5612 domain-containing protein — translation MPNTAITIKSLEEKGVLDEITNLISSYGINISYTHLFIEKNDVGFINLELENTGNIDSLINDIESIEAVQSVEVHGSLNDIYGKRVIIFGGGAQVSQVAMGAITEADRHNIRGERISVDTTPLVGEDDIAEAVDALSRLPRVSVLVLAGSLMGGKIVDAISDVKNKQNLIVISLNMPGGVTEIADLIVSDPIQAGVMAVMAIADTAIFDIKKLKKNKF, via the coding sequence ATGCCAAATACAGCTATAACAATTAAAAGTTTAGAGGAAAAAGGAGTCCTAGACGAAATAACTAATTTAATATCTTCTTATGGTATTAATATTAGTTATACTCATCTTTTCATAGAAAAAAATGATGTTGGTTTTATTAATCTAGAGCTTGAAAATACAGGTAATATTGATTCATTGATTAATGATATTGAATCTATTGAAGCTGTTCAGTCTGTGGAAGTTCATGGGTCTCTTAATGATATCTATGGAAAAAGAGTTATTATTTTTGGTGGTGGAGCTCAAGTTTCTCAAGTTGCAATGGGTGCCATAACAGAAGCTGACCGCCATAATATCCGTGGAGAAAGAATAAGCGTTGATACAACTCCATTAGTTGGTGAAGATGATATAGCTGAAGCAGTTGATGCCTTATCTAGACTTCCGAGAGTAAGTGTTCTTGTTCTTGCAGGATCTTTAATGGGTGGAAAAATTGTTGATGCTATATCTGATGTAAAAAATAAGCAAAATTTAATTGTTATAAGTCTCAACATGCCTGGTGGAGTGACTGAAATAGCTGATCTTATTGTATCTGATCCAATTCAAGCTGGAGTAATGGCTGTGATGGCTATTGCTGATACAGCTATTTTTGATATTAAAAAATTGAAAAAAAATAAATTTTAG
- a CDS encoding homoserine dehydrogenase has translation MNKNEINIGLIGFGTIGAGVVEIFNKNQDILSKKCGKPVNLKKVADLDITTDRGVEVKDGLLTTDVNDVLENDDIDIVIELVGGYEPAKTFILKAMENKKHVVSANKALIAKHWEELMETAEKNNVRFCFEASVGGGIPVLQPLNECLAANKFDSVYGIMNGTANYILTKMTEEGSAFEDVLKEAQEKGYAEADPTFDIEGHDTAQKLIVLTKLGFGEYVPQEKFYVEGITKVTPEDIEFAKNELNYVIKLLGIAKQTNRGLEIRVHPTFLPKKHLLASVNDVFNAIYIVGDFVGPVMLYGQGAGRMATASAVVGDCLDIVFNEDKRISYGPVDSQVNSIKNMNDVISKYYISLKALDKPGVLKNITEILNKNGISVESITQKTSSENEAVPIIIVTHETKEENIQKAIKTIDNSEYVEEESKIIRILE, from the coding sequence ATGAATAAAAATGAAATAAACATCGGCCTTATCGGTTTTGGTACAATAGGTGCAGGAGTAGTTGAAATATTTAATAAAAACCAAGATATACTTTCTAAAAAATGTGGAAAACCTGTAAATCTTAAAAAAGTAGCAGATTTAGATATTACTACAGATAGAGGAGTAGAAGTAAAAGATGGACTTTTAACTACAGATGTTAATGATGTTTTAGAAAATGATGATATTGATATAGTCATTGAATTAGTTGGAGGATATGAACCTGCTAAAACATTTATATTAAAAGCTATGGAAAATAAAAAACATGTAGTTTCTGCAAATAAAGCATTAATAGCTAAGCATTGGGAAGAACTAATGGAAACAGCTGAGAAAAATAATGTTAGATTTTGTTTTGAAGCTAGTGTTGGAGGAGGAATACCAGTACTTCAACCACTTAATGAATGCCTAGCTGCAAACAAATTCGATTCTGTTTATGGAATAATGAATGGAACAGCCAATTACATACTTACAAAAATGACTGAAGAAGGTTCTGCATTTGAAGATGTTTTAAAAGAAGCTCAAGAAAAAGGTTATGCAGAAGCTGATCCAACATTTGATATAGAAGGACATGATACTGCTCAAAAGTTAATAGTACTTACTAAACTTGGATTTGGTGAGTATGTTCCTCAAGAAAAATTTTATGTTGAAGGCATTACTAAAGTAACTCCAGAAGATATAGAATTTGCTAAAAATGAATTAAATTATGTTATAAAATTATTAGGGATAGCTAAACAAACTAATAGAGGATTAGAAATTAGAGTTCATCCGACATTTTTGCCAAAAAAACATTTATTAGCTTCAGTCAATGATGTATTCAATGCAATATATATTGTAGGTGATTTTGTAGGGCCAGTTATGCTATATGGTCAAGGAGCTGGAAGAATGGCTACAGCAAGTGCAGTAGTGGGTGATTGTCTTGACATTGTATTCAATGAAGATAAAAGAATTAGCTATGGTCCAGTTGACTCACAAGTAAACTCAATCAAAAATATGAATGATGTTATATCAAAATATTATATTAGTTTAAAAGCTCTTGATAAACCAGGAGTCCTTAAAAATATTACTGAAATTTTAAATAAGAATGGAATTAGTGTTGAATCAATTACACAAAAAACTAGCTCAGAAAATGAGGCAGTTCCAATCATAATTGTTACCCATGAAACCAAAGAAGAAAATATTCAAAAGGCTATAAAAACAATAGATAATTCAGAATATGTTGAAGAAGAAAGTAAAATAATTAGAATATTAGAATAA
- a CDS encoding 6-pyruvoyl tetrahydropterin synthase family protein, which yields MKIVVNGINAGLRFSSAHIIPVHSSCGFIHGHSYFVDVEIEGKRSGEYEFVVDFKDVKNVVRSICKKLDHRVLIPINNKNMMFKGISNSEKNVDSEDYVDSSELSVLDFCNNDYVEFSVGNKEYKFPMEDCVLLPLKHSSAEELSQYFANIVFEDLRKKGYEVDFVSVCVNEGIGQGAFFKRE from the coding sequence ATGAAAATAGTAGTTAATGGAATCAATGCAGGATTGAGATTTTCATCTGCTCATATCATACCTGTACACTCTTCATGTGGGTTTATACATGGACATTCATACTTCGTTGATGTAGAAATTGAAGGAAAGAGATCTGGAGAATATGAATTTGTAGTTGATTTTAAAGATGTTAAAAATGTTGTTAGATCAATATGTAAAAAATTAGATCATCGGGTTTTGATTCCTATTAATAATAAGAATATGATGTTTAAAGGCATTTCTAACTCTGAAAAAAATGTTGATTCTGAAGACTACGTCGATTCTAGTGAACTATCTGTTCTTGATTTTTGCAATAATGATTATGTTGAATTTAGTGTAGGGAATAAAGAATATAAATTCCCAATGGAAGACTGTGTTCTTCTCCCTTTAAAACATTCTTCTGCTGAAGAATTATCTCAATATTTTGCAAACATTGTTTTTGAAGATTTAAGAAAAAAAGGATACGAAGTTGATTTTGTTTCTGTATGTGTAAACGAGGGAATAGGTCAGGGAGCATTCTTTAAAAGAGAATAA
- a CDS encoding Dna2/Cas4 domain-containing protein encodes MISTSSIRTYMFCPIKLYLQKSLDETINNDILLHKTIKELRIDLHDLFQRNLRRIKKEMTLIEIEENLSKNIEEYIQNSINILKNSEKKVLELNNIENKENVDLFEKEVEKEIEEIDKIEEMKIEIEAEVYFNIKILALKAQKSMELNDKDGSQIAELFFPTSMHSYLMRDNQLEIVGTCDKIEIIDGKYYPISLRSSKPPLKGTWDGDSIELVAAALLIEQEFDTEVFVGFVEYLKIGDRRPVIMDANLRKGLFKVLKEIDDILNEKIVPEVNKNMEKCLNCDYNTVCNQEII; translated from the coding sequence ATGATTAGTACATCTTCAATAAGAACCTATATGTTCTGTCCAATAAAATTATATCTCCAAAAAAGCCTTGATGAAACAATAAACAATGATATTCTTTTACACAAAACTATAAAAGAATTAAGAATCGATTTACATGATTTATTTCAAAGAAATTTGAGAAGAATTAAAAAAGAAATGACTTTGATTGAAATAGAAGAAAATTTAAGTAAAAATATAGAAGAATATATACAAAATTCAATTAATATATTAAAAAATAGTGAAAAAAAAGTATTAGAATTAAATAATATTGAAAATAAAGAAAATGTAGATTTATTTGAAAAAGAAGTTGAAAAAGAAATTGAAGAAATAGATAAAATAGAAGAGATGAAAATAGAAATCGAAGCTGAGGTATATTTTAACATAAAGATATTAGCTTTGAAAGCTCAAAAATCTATGGAATTAAATGATAAAGATGGAAGTCAGATAGCTGAGTTATTTTTTCCAACTTCTATGCATAGCTATTTAATGAGAGATAATCAGCTTGAAATTGTAGGAACTTGTGATAAAATTGAAATAATTGATGGAAAATATTATCCAATAAGTTTAAGATCATCAAAACCACCATTAAAAGGAACATGGGACGGAGATTCAATAGAATTAGTAGCAGCTGCATTATTAATAGAACAAGAGTTCGATACCGAGGTGTTCGTAGGATTTGTTGAATATTTAAAAATTGGTGATAGGAGACCTGTTATAATGGATGCAAATCTTAGAAAAGGACTTTTTAAAGTTTTAAAAGAAATAGATGATATCTTAAATGAAAAAATAGTTCCAGAAGTAAATAAAAATATGGAAAAATGTTTAAATTGTGATTATAATACTGTTTGTAATCAAGAAATAATATAA
- a CDS encoding CBS domain-containing protein: protein MQIKNLMSEELITIDKDQNICDALRLMKKHKISRIPVINTNENHEKELVGIIAEKDIATKLGSSKYGNMAPSHFHVSTVMVNDVIIADETEKIDKTAKMILEKNIGALPVISNGDLVGIITKSDFIDICKGKAYEKIFAEEIMSSEIISVGAKDRLIHARRVIMDSNIGRLLINDNNELAGILTSKDIARALISFRKHVPENHQQAQIKNIFVEEVMSQNVKTLSVNSTVAEIANAMLETGYNGYPIVNENDNVVGIVTQSDLLGLIVDLELAE from the coding sequence ATGCAAATAAAAAATTTAATGTCTGAAGAACTAATAACAATTGATAAAGACCAAAACATTTGTGATGCTCTTCGATTAATGAAAAAACATAAAATATCTAGAATACCTGTTATTAACACTAATGAAAACCATGAAAAAGAACTTGTAGGAATAATAGCAGAAAAAGATATAGCTACAAAATTAGGGTCTTCTAAATATGGAAATATGGCTCCTTCTCATTTTCATGTTTCAACAGTAATGGTAAATGATGTCATAATAGCTGATGAAACAGAAAAAATTGATAAAACAGCTAAAATGATTCTTGAAAAAAATATTGGGGCTTTACCTGTAATTTCTAATGGTGATTTAGTAGGAATAATTACTAAATCTGATTTTATTGATATATGTAAAGGAAAAGCATATGAAAAAATATTTGCCGAAGAAATTATGAGTAGTGAGATAATATCTGTTGGTGCTAAAGATAGATTAATTCATGCAAGAAGAGTTATAATGGATTCTAATATTGGTAGACTTTTAATCAATGATAATAATGAACTTGCAGGTATTTTAACATCTAAAGATATAGCTAGAGCTTTAATATCTTTTAGAAAACATGTTCCTGAAAATCATCAACAAGCGCAAATAAAAAATATCTTTGTAGAAGAAGTAATGTCTCAAAATGTAAAAACATTGTCTGTAAATTCTACCGTCGCTGAAATAGCTAATGCTATGTTAGAAACAGGTTATAATGGATATCCTATTGTAAACGAAAATGATAATGTTGTTGGTATTGTAACACAATCTGATTTACTAGGATTAATTGTTGATTTAGAATTAGCAGAATAG
- the ehbP gene encoding energy-converting hydrogenase B subunit EhbP yields MKFVVRAHHIVSLGGYIVERNFPYRNVILVNKTSEPIKAEIPVFNEEWIEEHKNLGLDVILVKDDDSFLSLFKKAKADLDLIKAENV; encoded by the coding sequence TTGAAATTTGTGGTAAGAGCTCATCATATTGTAAGCCTTGGGGGCTATATTGTAGAGCGAAATTTCCCTTATAGGAATGTTATTTTGGTTAATAAAACATCTGAACCAATTAAAGCGGAAATTCCTGTATTTAATGAAGAATGGATTGAAGAACATAAAAATTTAGGTTTAGATGTTATCTTAGTTAAAGATGATGATAGTTTTCTTTCTTTATTTAAAAAAGCAAAAGCTGATTTAGATTTGATAAAAGCAGAAAATGTTTAA
- a CDS encoding PsbP-related protein has protein sequence MKKYILGILIILAVIFVSGCITDSNNNNSTGNDTPPQTLAKNGIIIKYPGTWVVANSASNDSIVAVADPSSKDPATGYSNVNVNIEKRSLPSSLESYFNQTYTKLFSNSNFTPIAQGNVSIGSYNALEALYTENSNGTVKQHRALWIENNNELYVILFTAPQNEYQSQVKNFNFILANFRIT, from the coding sequence ATGAAGAAATATATATTGGGCATTCTAATTATATTAGCTGTTATATTTGTTTCTGGGTGTATTACTGATAGCAACAATAATAATAGTACTGGTAATGATACACCTCCTCAAACTTTAGCTAAAAATGGAATAATTATTAAATATCCTGGAACATGGGTTGTTGCAAATTCAGCTTCTAATGATTCAATAGTTGCTGTTGCAGATCCTAGCTCTAAGGACCCAGCTACCGGTTATAGTAATGTTAATGTAAATATTGAAAAAAGAAGTCTTCCATCATCTTTAGAGAGTTATTTTAATCAAACATATACAAAATTATTCTCTAATTCCAATTTTACTCCAATTGCTCAAGGTAATGTATCTATTGGGTCTTATAATGCTTTAGAAGCATTATACACTGAAAACTCTAATGGAACAGTAAAACAACATAGGGCCCTTTGGATAGAGAATAATAATGAACTTTATGTTATTTTGTTTACAGCTCCTCAAAATGAATATCAGAGTCAAGTTAAAAATTTTAATTTTATTCTAGCGAACTTTAGAATAACTTAA